In the genome of Anabaena cylindrica PCC 7122, the window GGTTTATCTCACACCGCTGTTAATCCCGATGCCGTGCAATTGCTAACAACTAGAGAAGAAATATTAGAACTTTTAAAATTAGATAAATATGTAGATTTAATTATTCCCAGAGGTTCTAATTCTTTCGTTAGATTTGTCCAAGAAAATACCCGCATTCCTGTACTTGGTCATGCAGATGGAATTTGTCATCTTTATGTAGATCAAGCTGCGGATATTAATAAAGCAATTAATATTACTGTTGATTCTAAAACTCAATATCCCGCTGCTTGTAATGCCATTGAAACTTTATTAGTTCACAGCAGCATTGCTTCAGAATTTCTCCCTCAAGTTGCCGCAGATTTAGAAGCACACAATGTAGAATTAAGAGGTGATGAACGCACTTTGAAAATTTTACCGAATATTTCTATTGCTACAACCACAGATTGGGAAACAGAATACAGCGATTTGATTTTATCAATTAAAATTGTCGATTCCTTAGAAGATGCCATAACTCATATTGATAATTATGGTTCTCGGCACACAGAAGCAATTATTACCGAAGATATCAAAGCAGCAGAAACTTTCCAAGCCTTAGTAAATGCAGCGGGAGTTTATCACAATTGTTCCACTCGTTTTGCTGATGGTTTCCGTTATGGTTTTGGTGCAGAAGTGGGAATTAGCACTCAACAAATGCCACCTCGTGGACCAGTTGGTTTAGAAGGTTTAATAACATATAAATATAAAATGTCTGGTGATGGACATATTGTGGATAGTTACACCGGGGCAAATGCTAAATCATTTACTCATCGGGATTTGGAATAACATTACTTCTGGTTCTAGCTGGTTTGCGGTTTGAAAAAGATGTAATTCGACAACTATTTTGAGATGAAATTATGCAAGAATCTGTAATTTATCCAGATATTCTCCAAAAAGGAAAACGAGAAGGACTTCAAATCGGGAAACAAGAAGGAGAAGTGTTGTTAATCCTCCGTTTATTATCTCGTCGATGTGGTGTCTGAAATAGAACAGAGAATTAATCAGCTATCTACCGCTAAAATAGAAAGTTTAGCAGAAGCATTTTGATAGTTTATATTTCCTCCCTTTCTAATTTTAGGGGGGATATAAACTAAAATTTACACATTAACAAAGTTCATAACATAATCCCCCATACAATAAACGCGATTAAGATCGCTACTTTTGCTAGGCGGCGGTGGGTCATAGACAAACTGAGACTCAAGGAGGCCAGCAATTGCCAATTTTAGCGATCGCATCTCCTGATTTGACTAACGATCCGACTTGGCTAGTGATGCTACCTTTCAGATTATTTTGCTCAACTCGCAAGCTCGTAAGCCCCACCACGCTCCAGTGCTTGTTGGTACGCCGGACGTGTATGGATGCGATTCAAGAATGCCATAAGCTTTGGACGGCTCGCGTTCAGTCCAGCCCGTGCCACTGCCGCCTCTAGCGGGAAACTAATTTGAATATCGGCAGCGGTGAATTCGTTACCCGCGAACCAGGTGCTTTTTCCGAGTTCCATCTCCATATAATCCAGGTTTTGTGTAATATACGGTTCAATAAACGAGCTTTTGACGCGATTAGCGATTGATCGGGCGATCGGACGCGCGAAAAAGGGCATTGAACTCTTCTCAATTTCGTCGAAGATGAGCTTCAGGACTAGCGGTGGCATCGCAGAACCTTCTGCATAATGCAACCAGTAGGTGTAGCGCAGATGTTCTGGCGTGCCGGAAGCAGGAAGCAGTCGTCCGTTGCCATAGCGTTCGATTAGATACTCGATAATGGCACCGGATTCAGCCAATGTCAGTTCCCCGTCAGTAATCACAGGCGATTTGCCGAGAGGATGTACTTCACGCAGCGATGCTGGTGCCAACATGGTTTGTGGGTCTCGCTTGTAGCACTTGATTTCGTATGGGAGTTCAAGTTCCTCTAGCAGCCAGAGTACACGTTGGGAGCGAGAGTTGTTTAAGTGGTGGACGACTATCATTAGATTATGATCCTAGTAAGTGTTGTTGCCCATACATTCTTTATACAAGCATTCATAATTTTTTTTAAATTATGAAACAGTTTTTGTTGAATTTCAAAAATTTGTCCATATTATCGTCAAGTTTAGATTGCATCTAAGCTTGAGTTTTTTGCCGCACATTTAATAGTTACAAATTTTGCCCAATAGAACCTCTACCTTTTGAACGTTTTAGTGGAAGTTATACAATTCGTACACTATTTTTTCAAACTAATGCTTTTAGTAATGCTTGCAATTTAAGCTGCACCTCAGCAAATTCTTTATCAGGATCGGAACCGGCGACGATACCAGCACCTGCATATAGTCTAGCGCGATCGCCATCAATTAATGCCGAACGAATCCCCACAATAAACTCACAATTACCTGAACTATCTACCCAACCTAAAGGTGCTGCATATAAACCTCTTTCAAAACTTTCATAATTGCGAATTTCTGCACAAGCAACATCTCTAGCTGCACCTGCTACTGCTGGTGTAGGATGTAATTGCCCGACAATTTTTAAAGGGTGGACGTTAGCAGGAACTACAGCACTAATTGGTGTCCATAAATGCTGAATATTTGATAATTGTCGTAGACGTGGGGATAAAATTTGTGGAAACAAACCGAGTTGTGATAGACGTTGCGTAATAAAATCAAGTACTAGTTTATGTTCATGTTTTTCTTTGGTACTATTAATTAATCTATTCGCATTTTCTGCATCTTCTCTAGGAGTTTTACCTCTGGGTGCAGAACCTGCTAAAGCATCAGTAATTAATTGTTGATTTTGAATACTAATTAATCGTTCTGGACTTGCACCAATAAAATTTTGTCCTTTACCATTACTGGTGGAAAAAACATAACAATTAGGATGTAACTGTCGAAGATTATTTAAAGATTTAAATAAATTGAAAGGACGATATGATTTAACATCTAAGGCATCTGCTAAAACAATTTTGATTAAATGATTAGATTTGATTTTTTCTAAAGCTGATAATACTGAATATTTAAAGTTGTCTGAATTTATAATATTTTCTTTAATAAATTTAGCTGGAATGATTTCAATATTGGGTTTTGTTAAAGATTGAAGAGATTGAATTTTGGTTTTCAATTCCTGTAATATTGTTTGAATATTGATATCAGCATTAATTACACTATTCATTACTAAAACACAAGATTCATTTTTGACAGCAACTTGTAATTTAGGTAGAAAAATAGTAGCAGATGGAAAGGGGTAATTTACTTGATTATGCTGATCAAAGAAACTGAAGGAACAAAAAAAGTGGGAACCTGCAAAACCTTGAAAAATATTCCCAAAACTAATAATATTTTTCCGACAATTTTTGATAAAATCCTCGGCTTGATTAAATCTATCTGCACCAGAAATCTTTAATTTGGTTATCGAATCAATAGCTGTAATTGCTTCTCCTTTACTTTTATTTTCAAAGTAAAAATTTAATGTATTTGCTTGGGCAAATTTATCTAATACAATCAAAGGATCAATTAAGTCAATTTCTAGAGAAATACTTACAATTTGCTGGGTATGATTTTCGCAGCACTTTTCTTGAACTGCTAACAGCAATTGATGTAAATCTTTATAATCTACAAAAAAACGGCTACGACATGGTGAAATTGTCATGGAGTGTAAGTTAATTTTTTTTAAGTTATCTTCCTAAAGTGCAATAAATCATGGTCGTATTTCTATAGGTAACATATTCAGTGACCATTAACCAGCGTCATTTTAGGCTGTTTCTGGGGTTTTCCAGAACTTATCCT includes:
- a CDS encoding glutamate-5-semialdehyde dehydrogenase; the encoded protein is MTTVQNALPLIQIAQETRQAASKLGLLSTEDKNQAIDAIALALESAREEILSANVADCQAAVAEGIAKPLYKRLQLDEHKLRDAIAGVRDVGKLEDPVGKVQIHREIDSGLILKRITCPLGVLGIIFEARPEAAIQIVSLAIKSGNGVILKGGKEALRSCAAIVKAIKQGLSHTAVNPDAVQLLTTREEILELLKLDKYVDLIIPRGSNSFVRFVQENTRIPVLGHADGICHLYVDQAADINKAINITVDSKTQYPAACNAIETLLVHSSIASEFLPQVAADLEAHNVELRGDERTLKILPNISIATTTDWETEYSDLILSIKIVDSLEDAITHIDNYGSRHTEAIITEDIKAAETFQALVNAAGVYHNCSTRFADGFRYGFGAEVGISTQQMPPRGPVGLEGLITYKYKMSGDGHIVDSYTGANAKSFTHRDLE
- a CDS encoding glutathione S-transferase; the protein is MIVVHHLNNSRSQRVLWLLEELELPYEIKCYKRDPQTMLAPASLREVHPLGKSPVITDGELTLAESGAIIEYLIERYGNGRLLPASGTPEHLRYTYWLHYAEGSAMPPLVLKLIFDEIEKSSMPFFARPIARSIANRVKSSFIEPYITQNLDYMEMELGKSTWFAGNEFTAADIQISFPLEAAVARAGLNASRPKLMAFLNRIHTRPAYQQALERGGAYELAS
- a CDS encoding isochorismate synthase; this encodes MTISPCRSRFFVDYKDLHQLLLAVQEKCCENHTQQIVSISLEIDLIDPLIVLDKFAQANTLNFYFENKSKGEAITAIDSITKLKISGADRFNQAEDFIKNCRKNIISFGNIFQGFAGSHFFCSFSFFDQHNQVNYPFPSATIFLPKLQVAVKNESCVLVMNSVINADINIQTILQELKTKIQSLQSLTKPNIEIIPAKFIKENIINSDNFKYSVLSALEKIKSNHLIKIVLADALDVKSYRPFNLFKSLNNLRQLHPNCYVFSTSNGKGQNFIGASPERLISIQNQQLITDALAGSAPRGKTPREDAENANRLINSTKEKHEHKLVLDFITQRLSQLGLFPQILSPRLRQLSNIQHLWTPISAVVPANVHPLKIVGQLHPTPAVAGAARDVACAEIRNYESFERGLYAAPLGWVDSSGNCEFIVGIRSALIDGDRARLYAGAGIVAGSDPDKEFAEVQLKLQALLKALV